Proteins encoded within one genomic window of Edaphobacter lichenicola:
- a CDS encoding GntR family transcriptional regulator: protein MTTTPSQTASTVRSLDKNGFVPLYYQIQRALMEKIHSGELRRGDLLASEGELARFYQVSRVTARQALQGLKASGYAFSQRGRGTFVTKSKIEEQQSQLRGFTEETMQRGMVPSSRVLEQRVVDANSELAENLEVQVGAPVMILRRLRLADGTPMAVEKTYVSLVQFPGIERTNFAEQSLYHTLREQFGVRVAWAAEAIEVLAATREESELLDIPAKTSVLSISRNTITAEQTPIEVTVSRYRGDRYRALIRIPAATIHRGERVYEEGYFA, encoded by the coding sequence ATGACTACAACTCCGTCTCAAACAGCCTCAACGGTGCGGTCGCTCGACAAGAACGGATTTGTTCCCTTGTACTACCAGATTCAGCGCGCACTGATGGAAAAAATTCATTCAGGAGAACTGCGGAGAGGAGATCTTTTGGCTTCTGAGGGGGAGCTTGCGCGTTTCTATCAAGTAAGTCGGGTGACAGCGCGGCAGGCTCTGCAAGGACTGAAGGCTAGCGGCTATGCGTTTAGCCAAAGGGGGCGCGGTACCTTTGTCACGAAGTCTAAAATTGAAGAACAACAGTCGCAGTTACGCGGCTTCACGGAGGAGACTATGCAGCGCGGCATGGTGCCATCCTCGCGTGTGTTGGAGCAGAGAGTCGTCGATGCCAATAGCGAATTGGCCGAGAACCTGGAAGTTCAAGTTGGAGCACCCGTGATGATACTTCGTCGCCTTCGTCTAGCCGATGGAACTCCCATGGCAGTCGAGAAAACCTACGTCTCGCTCGTGCAATTTCCGGGTATCGAACGGACTAACTTCGCTGAGCAGTCGCTCTACCATACCCTGCGTGAACAATTTGGTGTTCGTGTGGCCTGGGCGGCTGAGGCAATCGAAGTTCTGGCGGCGACACGGGAAGAGTCGGAGCTATTGGACATTCCGGCAAAAACGAGCGTGTTGTCGATCTCGAGAAACACAATCACAGCAGAGCAGACGCCGATCGAAGTAACAGTCTCACGATATCGCGGCGACCGATATCGCGCGCTGATTCGTATTCCTGCGGCAACAATCCATAGAGGCGAGAGAGTCTACGAAGAGGGATATTTTGCATAA
- a CDS encoding TonB-dependent receptor → MMILLVFALPTRGQELAGTFTGTVTDTTGAVIPHALVTITLNGVDGNSRVVQSNDSGNYTATNLPAGTYTITVSVPSFEKFSDRNVILNVAQKRTVNVQLKAGSQSQTVTVEDNPVTVETESSSQAGTISGTQLRELELVNRNFQQLVTLQPGVVNLLGDQPGFGGINSTSAVSINGARSTANNWSVDGADVNDSGSNATLLNIPSVDAIQEFTLERSSYDASFGRSGGGQVLVATRSGTSSFHGSAYEFVRTANTDANTYFNNQLGIARAPDHYNNFGFTLGGPIYIPRVYNTGKTKTFFFWSEEWRKITSPNGENVAAPTAAQLGGSFYAASEPSAPAGCITGWTPNPNTVVGGGTGTINPTCFSANSKVYLSQIFSKNQANATAVNTNTGFIGGSQISSFSTLNNFRQDLVRVDHYFNDKLHFFARGMQDDAPSNQPLGLWGGTNYPGVVNVGINAPGKNVVANLTWTISPKMVNEVEFAYSQGTIKGALSGPANSSSILSSLTNNLANPDPYGRIPTVNILDGSVTGVSQGSAPYFERNLDRNIFDNFSVTLGNHTLRAGVTAQQLLKTEDASEGNPSFTFNSWGDFLLGNVNQYTQANRDIIPDLRFWNTEAYVQDDWKVSHRLTLNLGLRWTRFPSPSDAKNTLTNFDPLVYKSTLAPALDNTGNFVPGQAFPPAIYTNGLIFPQGAACTAAKAISAQVTCSPYGSNVNPNYNWNFGPRVGFAYSPFGDGKTVLRGGFGLFFDRTLNGIWEQNAFGDPPLVQTTTVVNASFDNPTGVGSAAPPALGPNALTTTGTPAFKVPSYSDYNLSVQQQLAPTATLEIAYVGSQSRHLLGELDLNQPTLSTRVDNPLSPLNNIRPYLGYSDFHTRLPIFTSNYNSLQVSLNLRTTRDLTLGVAYTWSKNLSSQTNDRGTANTYTYDPKLDYGPSGLNEPQIFIANFVYKAPFFRQQHGLTGHVLGGWELSGITSFNSGVSTTVTQAVDPFAGTYPGGLGIYSPNADIVPRADQVAPVHMIKTQAQWFSTSSFATAQGHFGSAAPGSFLSPGVERIDLGLLKNFRFTETINLQLRAEAFNLFNHTNFGNSGGGVGSTLNGIDVAIGDSQFGQATSTRIPRTMQFSGKIYF, encoded by the coding sequence ATGATGATTCTGCTTGTGTTCGCTCTACCGACGCGCGGACAGGAGCTGGCAGGAACCTTCACCGGTACGGTCACGGACACCACGGGAGCCGTGATTCCGCATGCCCTCGTGACCATCACACTCAATGGAGTGGACGGCAACTCTCGCGTGGTGCAATCGAATGATTCTGGCAACTATACCGCCACCAACCTTCCTGCCGGAACCTATACGATCACCGTCTCGGTTCCGAGCTTCGAGAAGTTCTCGGATCGTAACGTCATCCTGAATGTTGCGCAGAAACGAACCGTAAATGTACAACTGAAGGCCGGATCCCAGAGCCAGACCGTGACGGTTGAGGATAACCCTGTGACTGTCGAAACGGAGAGTAGTTCCCAGGCCGGGACCATCTCCGGAACGCAGTTGCGCGAGCTAGAGCTGGTCAATCGCAACTTTCAACAGTTGGTTACGCTGCAACCGGGGGTTGTGAACCTGCTCGGCGATCAGCCCGGCTTTGGCGGGATCAATAGTACCTCTGCTGTTTCGATCAACGGAGCACGCAGTACAGCCAACAACTGGTCGGTGGACGGGGCCGACGTCAACGACAGCGGCTCGAATGCCACATTGCTTAATATCCCCAGCGTCGATGCGATTCAGGAGTTTACGCTGGAGCGAAGCTCCTACGATGCGAGCTTTGGGCGCAGCGGCGGCGGCCAGGTCCTGGTAGCCACCCGATCCGGTACCAGCTCGTTCCATGGCTCAGCTTATGAGTTTGTGCGCACGGCAAACACAGACGCAAACACCTACTTCAACAATCAACTAGGTATTGCACGCGCCCCAGATCACTACAACAACTTCGGTTTTACCCTGGGTGGACCAATCTATATTCCCCGCGTCTACAACACTGGCAAAACGAAGACCTTCTTCTTCTGGTCGGAGGAATGGCGCAAGATCACAAGTCCCAATGGAGAAAACGTTGCGGCGCCTACCGCGGCACAGCTGGGCGGCTCGTTTTACGCAGCGAGTGAGCCGAGCGCACCCGCCGGTTGCATAACAGGATGGACACCTAACCCGAATACGGTAGTAGGGGGTGGCACGGGCACCATCAATCCCACCTGCTTTAGCGCAAACTCCAAGGTATATCTTTCGCAAATTTTCAGTAAGAACCAGGCCAACGCCACGGCCGTCAACACCAACACCGGCTTTATCGGTGGCAGCCAGATCTCGTCTTTCTCTACGTTGAACAACTTTCGCCAAGACCTGGTTCGCGTGGACCACTACTTTAACGACAAGCTGCATTTCTTCGCTCGCGGCATGCAGGATGACGCACCCAGCAATCAGCCTCTGGGGCTTTGGGGGGGAACTAACTACCCAGGAGTTGTAAATGTGGGCATCAATGCTCCTGGTAAGAATGTCGTGGCCAACCTTACCTGGACGATCTCTCCGAAGATGGTGAATGAGGTAGAGTTTGCCTATTCGCAGGGAACAATCAAAGGCGCGCTCTCCGGTCCAGCAAACTCATCCTCCATCCTCTCGTCGCTGACCAACAACCTGGCCAACCCAGACCCCTACGGACGCATTCCGACTGTGAATATATTGGACGGATCAGTCACCGGCGTTTCGCAAGGCAGCGCTCCATATTTTGAAAGAAACCTGGATCGCAATATCTTTGACAACTTTTCGGTGACTCTGGGGAACCACACCCTACGCGCAGGCGTAACGGCTCAGCAGCTGTTGAAGACGGAGGACGCCTCTGAGGGTAATCCAAGCTTCACCTTCAATAGCTGGGGAGACTTCCTGCTGGGTAATGTGAATCAATACACGCAGGCCAATCGGGACATCATCCCGGACTTGCGCTTCTGGAACACGGAAGCCTATGTTCAGGACGATTGGAAGGTGAGCCACAGGCTGACGCTGAATCTGGGCCTTCGCTGGACACGATTCCCTTCGCCTTCCGACGCAAAGAATACTTTGACCAACTTCGATCCGTTGGTGTACAAGTCGACTCTGGCCCCGGCCCTCGACAACACCGGAAACTTTGTGCCTGGGCAGGCCTTCCCGCCTGCGATTTACACCAATGGGTTGATCTTTCCCCAGGGTGCTGCCTGTACAGCCGCCAAGGCCATCTCGGCGCAGGTCACCTGCTCTCCTTATGGTAGCAACGTGAACCCCAACTACAACTGGAACTTTGGACCACGTGTGGGCTTTGCCTACTCTCCTTTTGGAGACGGCAAGACCGTTCTGCGCGGCGGATTCGGTCTCTTCTTCGATCGCACGCTCAATGGTATCTGGGAGCAGAATGCATTCGGAGACCCGCCGCTGGTGCAGACGACTACAGTGGTCAACGCGTCGTTTGACAACCCGACGGGAGTTGGTTCTGCTGCGCCTCCGGCACTAGGACCGAACGCGCTGACAACAACAGGAACCCCCGCCTTCAAGGTTCCCTCGTATTCGGATTACAACCTGTCGGTGCAACAGCAGCTGGCCCCGACAGCAACCCTTGAGATCGCGTATGTTGGCTCGCAGTCTAGGCACCTACTCGGCGAACTGGATCTGAATCAGCCGACGCTCTCCACCCGCGTGGACAATCCCCTCTCACCTCTCAACAACATACGCCCCTATTTGGGCTATTCGGACTTCCACACAAGGTTGCCCATCTTCACCTCCAACTACAACTCACTACAGGTATCGCTGAATCTTCGGACGACGCGCGATTTGACACTGGGCGTCGCCTATACCTGGTCGAAGAATCTGTCATCCCAGACCAACGACCGCGGCACTGCAAACACCTATACCTATGATCCGAAGCTGGACTATGGACCTTCTGGGCTGAACGAACCGCAGATCTTCATCGCGAACTTCGTTTACAAGGCGCCGTTCTTCCGCCAGCAGCATGGACTCACTGGGCATGTGCTTGGCGGCTGGGAGCTCTCAGGCATCACCTCCTTCAACTCCGGAGTATCGACGACCGTCACTCAGGCAGTTGACCCATTCGCGGGAACCTACCCAGGCGGCCTGGGCATCTATAGTCCGAACGCTGACATTGTGCCTCGTGCCGATCAGGTGGCTCCAGTTCACATGATCAAGACTCAGGCTCAATGGTTCTCGACCAGCTCCTTCGCCACTGCCCAGGGTCACTTTGGCAGTGCAGCGCCTGGAAGTTTCTTGAGTCCGGGCGTGGAAAGGATTGATTTGGGTTTGTTGAAGAACTTCAGATTCACTGAAACTATCAATCTTCAGTTGCGTGCTGAGGCCTTCAACCTCTTCAATCACACCAATTTCGGCAATAGCGGCGGAGGTGTTGGTTCGACACTCAATGGCATAGATGTTGCTATTGGAGACAGCCAATTTGGACAGGCCACAAGCACTCGTATACCGCGCACCATGCAGTTCAGCGGAAAAATATACTTCTAA
- a CDS encoding glycosyl hydrolase family 18 protein yields MKRIVLSAFLLCSLIALMLPGAASAQSIPNWAVGVSYSVGSLVMYQGVEYKALQANVSEVGWDPIDAPALWQQVGSGSSCTTIPSTPTGLTASGTTSSGTNLSWSAVTFPTGCSVSYKVLQGATSIATPTATSDAVTGLSPSTAYSFTVEATDAAGTSAASSAVSVTTLASSGTGGTCGTAWSATAVYTSGMTASLAGENYVANYWTQNQSPATNSGGAGSGQPWTATGACSTCSTVPSVPTGLAASGTTSSSTNLSWTADTTPTGCTVSYKVLQGGSSIATPTAPSDAVSGLSPSTTYSFTVEATDAAGTSAASSALSVKTSPSSCTTKPSAPTGLTASGATSSTANLSWTAVSAPSGCTISYSISGGPSTLTSTTASDVESGLAPSTTYTFTVVATDYAGTSPGTSVNVTTTAPSTLIVGGWFEEWSIYYAGYNIANMQTNGVASKLTHLFYAFSGLTAPTSATAACVIADSYADYQKLGVPQVTGPYSGAGGVYGNFGAIQQLKAAYPNLKTIISIGGANAAAVSAFTTAASTAAGRTALASSCINIFIQGNIASGITAPGLFDGINIDWEFPTPTDTTNFTALLTEFRRQLTALTATTGKTYQLTFDAPAGPSDANNPGGFDTIDIPGTFAQSDFVTIDGYNYAGDWELATNDASPIYDDAADPLNGTGNTIDATVNYYLAKGVPAYKYTMGFPAYGAGWTGGLNNTNCGEYQNATAVSPVPNANGAGVCSTGNNQSSPAAGCDTLLTNGLATYGTIKNLLSNGYTACYDSTRIATSAFNPTTQTVFSYDDATSIAAKATYIKAHGLGGGYVWAVKDDDANGTIVKALAAGLNP; encoded by the coding sequence ATGAAGCGTATTGTCCTCTCCGCATTTCTGCTCTGCAGCCTCATCGCTCTGATGCTGCCTGGGGCGGCGTCAGCCCAGAGTATTCCCAATTGGGCAGTCGGCGTGTCTTACTCTGTTGGTTCGCTGGTGATGTACCAAGGTGTCGAATACAAAGCGCTCCAAGCTAACGTATCCGAAGTAGGTTGGGATCCCATCGACGCACCAGCCCTCTGGCAACAGGTCGGCAGCGGTAGCTCCTGTACAACGATACCCAGTACTCCTACCGGTTTGACGGCTTCTGGGACTACCAGCTCCGGTACAAACCTTAGTTGGTCTGCAGTTACCTTCCCCACGGGCTGCAGCGTTAGTTACAAAGTTTTGCAGGGGGCGACCTCTATTGCAACGCCGACAGCAACATCCGATGCCGTAACTGGCCTCTCTCCTTCGACTGCCTACAGCTTCACCGTCGAAGCGACTGACGCCGCCGGCACATCAGCAGCCAGCTCTGCCGTGAGCGTCACGACTCTGGCAAGTTCCGGTACCGGAGGCACATGCGGTACAGCGTGGAGCGCGACTGCTGTCTACACTTCGGGAATGACGGCCAGCCTGGCAGGGGAAAACTACGTCGCCAACTACTGGACCCAAAACCAGAGTCCGGCGACCAACAGCGGTGGCGCCGGCAGCGGCCAGCCCTGGACTGCGACAGGAGCCTGTTCGACCTGCTCAACTGTGCCTAGTGTCCCAACTGGTTTGGCAGCTTCCGGTACGACCAGCTCCAGTACGAACCTGAGTTGGACAGCGGACACTACTCCCACGGGTTGCACCGTTAGCTATAAGGTACTGCAGGGAGGGAGTTCCATCGCAACCCCGACCGCACCATCCGATGCTGTTAGTGGCCTTTCTCCTTCGACTACTTACAGCTTCACGGTGGAGGCGACTGACGCCGCTGGCACATCAGCAGCGAGTTCTGCTCTAAGTGTGAAGACCTCTCCAAGCTCCTGCACGACTAAACCCAGCGCCCCGACAGGACTAACAGCCTCGGGTGCGACCTCCTCAACTGCAAACCTTAGTTGGACAGCAGTATCAGCGCCGTCTGGTTGCACTATCAGCTACTCGATATCCGGAGGTCCTTCTACTCTTACTTCAACGACCGCATCCGACGTTGAGAGTGGGCTAGCTCCATCCACCACCTATACCTTCACAGTTGTTGCTACCGACTATGCCGGTACATCGCCCGGAACTTCGGTAAACGTTACGACAACCGCACCGAGCACGTTGATCGTTGGGGGATGGTTTGAAGAGTGGAGCATCTATTATGCCGGCTACAACATCGCGAACATGCAGACAAATGGTGTTGCCAGTAAACTCACGCATCTCTTCTATGCTTTCAGCGGTTTGACCGCGCCAACGTCTGCGACCGCAGCATGCGTCATCGCCGACTCCTATGCCGACTATCAGAAGTTGGGCGTGCCCCAGGTAACTGGACCCTACAGCGGAGCTGGGGGTGTTTATGGAAACTTTGGCGCAATCCAGCAACTCAAGGCGGCTTATCCTAACCTGAAGACGATCATCTCTATAGGTGGTGCAAACGCTGCTGCAGTGTCTGCCTTCACAACTGCCGCCAGCACTGCAGCCGGACGCACAGCGCTTGCCAGCTCCTGCATCAACATCTTCATTCAAGGCAATATCGCTTCAGGGATCACTGCTCCGGGCCTGTTCGATGGCATCAACATCGATTGGGAGTTCCCGACTCCGACTGACACAACTAACTTCACTGCACTATTGACAGAGTTCCGCAGGCAACTGACCGCTCTAACGGCAACCACCGGTAAGACGTATCAGTTGACCTTTGACGCGCCTGCTGGCCCGTCAGACGCGAACAACCCAGGCGGCTTCGATACGATCGATATTCCAGGTACGTTCGCTCAATCGGATTTCGTCACCATCGATGGCTACAACTACGCCGGAGATTGGGAGTTAGCAACCAACGACGCATCTCCTATTTACGACGATGCTGCCGATCCCTTGAACGGAACCGGCAATACGATTGATGCGACGGTAAACTACTACCTCGCAAAAGGCGTACCGGCCTACAAATACACCATGGGCTTCCCGGCGTACGGTGCCGGGTGGACCGGGGGACTAAACAATACAAACTGTGGCGAGTATCAGAACGCGACTGCGGTTTCTCCAGTTCCTAACGCCAATGGCGCTGGGGTCTGTTCAACGGGGAATAACCAAAGTTCGCCAGCGGCAGGATGTGACACATTGCTGACGAACGGACTAGCAACCTATGGGACGATCAAGAACCTATTGAGCAACGGGTATACCGCCTGCTACGACTCCACAAGAATCGCCACTTCGGCGTTCAACCCAACCACACAGACCGTCTTCAGCTACGACGATGCCACCTCGATCGCTGCAAAGGCAACCTACATCAAGGCGCATGGTCTTGGTGGCGGCTACGTGTGGGCGGTGAAAGACGACGATGCCAATGGAACTATCGTGAAAGCCCTGGCTGCAGGTCTCAATCCGTGA
- a CDS encoding ROK family transcriptional regulator — MSKNRLLIGNPALMRQTNARIILMLLKKLGHSSRADIARETGMSAPTVANVISDLNDLGLIEWIGEGTSSGGRRPDNLRFKADYGYLAGVDVTVDSFRVLLTDLNGTLLEEQYEPLAKEARSPSAVIEVLRVSLRELMQRRGLPWKKLLGMTVGVAGITNTRDGIVISVSSSDTWRDVPLLEMLKKQFSCALFVENDTNLAAIGEHFRGIAQAEESFIFVTVGAGVGAGIFINGRIVHGSSWSAGEIGYLRIPNISSMQPALYEFGRLEQVLGAPGILRSWNAVSNKAGVSAKIRKASSVLDLAREGNSVAQRIVHQRARLLKDVVLNLSLTLNPSLFVFGGDLGAHPALFEPTVEMLRKSEVAVARVLPSSLGNSAVVWGAIAVAMKDAEQNLYRY; from the coding sequence ATGAGTAAGAATCGGTTGTTGATTGGTAATCCAGCATTAATGCGTCAGACGAATGCGCGCATAATTTTGATGCTGTTGAAGAAACTGGGTCACTCGTCGCGCGCAGATATTGCACGTGAAACCGGCATGAGCGCACCAACGGTTGCGAACGTCATCTCTGATCTCAACGATCTGGGGCTTATTGAGTGGATCGGGGAAGGTACCTCGAGTGGAGGGCGACGACCTGACAATCTTCGTTTCAAAGCTGACTATGGGTATCTCGCAGGCGTGGATGTCACGGTTGATTCGTTTCGAGTGCTGCTGACTGATCTTAACGGAACTCTTCTCGAGGAGCAATATGAACCTCTTGCGAAGGAAGCCCGGAGCCCGAGTGCCGTTATTGAGGTGTTGCGCGTCTCTCTGAGGGAACTAATGCAGAGACGTGGTCTGCCATGGAAAAAGTTATTAGGGATGACAGTCGGTGTGGCGGGAATCACCAATACCAGAGATGGAATTGTCATCTCTGTCAGTAGTTCAGACACCTGGAGAGACGTTCCTCTTCTGGAGATGCTAAAAAAGCAGTTTTCTTGTGCTCTGTTTGTTGAGAATGATACCAACCTTGCTGCGATTGGAGAACACTTTCGCGGGATCGCCCAAGCCGAGGAAAGCTTTATCTTCGTGACTGTGGGTGCGGGAGTGGGTGCGGGAATATTTATCAATGGCCGGATCGTGCATGGATCAAGTTGGTCGGCTGGAGAAATCGGTTATCTTCGTATCCCCAATATCTCCAGCATGCAGCCTGCGTTGTACGAATTCGGCCGCCTCGAGCAGGTACTGGGCGCTCCAGGCATTTTAAGAAGCTGGAACGCAGTTAGTAATAAGGCTGGGGTATCGGCAAAGATACGTAAAGCAAGTAGTGTGCTTGACCTTGCGCGAGAAGGGAACTCAGTTGCACAGAGGATCGTTCATCAACGCGCCCGCCTTCTTAAGGACGTGGTTCTGAATCTCTCTTTAACTCTGAATCCCAGCCTCTTTGTATTCGGAGGCGATCTTGGCGCCCATCCGGCGCTATTTGAGCCGACGGTGGAGATGCTCCGCAAGAGTGAAGTCGCGGTCGCCCGGGTGCTCCCGAGCAGCCTTGGAAATTCGGCGGTCGTATGGGGCGCCATCGCCGTCGCAATGAAAGATGCGGAACAGAATCTATATCGCTACTAA
- a CDS encoding alpha/beta hydrolase, whose translation MSNLSMDPAFAPLAKQPRVVLRDPNVAREALSAARLGTRALSESDLEIKDYDVLSSDEERVQIPVRIYRRKNAVGSLPVLLYFHGGGFFCGDLFSEESQCVHYALNAQCAVVCVAYRLAPEEPFPAALTDCYRTLEFLWSESRDLNLDRDLIAVGGSSAGANLAAAVALLARDRMGPKICFQMLLIPALDDRLETMSARQFTDVPDFGRSEAEVMWRWYLGEHAHDISPYAAPARAKDLSHLPTSYVLCAGLDPLRDEGLDYARHLTEAGVAVELHLVPSIPHGFASIPSAAISKRLLKEQVEVLRGAFSSKSEQL comes from the coding sequence ATGTCGAACCTGTCGATGGATCCTGCGTTCGCGCCACTAGCTAAGCAACCGAGAGTAGTCCTTCGTGATCCAAACGTCGCGCGTGAAGCGCTCTCTGCAGCTCGGCTGGGAACGCGGGCATTATCAGAATCTGACCTTGAGATTAAAGACTACGATGTTCTCTCCTCTGATGAGGAGAGGGTGCAGATACCCGTGCGGATCTATCGCAGAAAAAATGCGGTGGGCTCGCTGCCTGTATTGCTTTACTTTCACGGTGGTGGATTTTTTTGCGGCGACCTTTTTTCTGAAGAGTCACAATGTGTCCATTACGCTCTGAACGCACAGTGCGCTGTTGTATGTGTTGCATACAGACTCGCACCTGAGGAACCGTTCCCTGCTGCTCTTACCGACTGTTATCGGACGCTTGAGTTTCTTTGGAGCGAAAGCCGCGATTTGAATCTCGATCGAGACTTAATTGCTGTAGGAGGTTCGAGTGCGGGAGCGAACCTTGCTGCCGCGGTCGCTCTTCTTGCTCGCGATCGTATGGGACCAAAGATCTGCTTTCAGATGCTATTGATTCCGGCCCTGGATGACCGTTTGGAGACAATGTCAGCACGTCAATTTACGGACGTTCCTGACTTTGGGAGATCCGAGGCAGAGGTTATGTGGCGCTGGTACCTGGGTGAACACGCACATGATATTTCGCCCTATGCAGCACCGGCACGAGCTAAAGATTTATCTCATCTGCCCACTTCCTATGTTCTCTGCGCCGGCCTTGATCCGTTGCGTGATGAAGGTCTTGACTATGCACGTCATCTGACAGAAGCCGGAGTAGCCGTTGAACTCCATCTGGTGCCATCGATTCCTCATGGCTTCGCTAGTATTCCATCCGCGGCGATCTCAAAGCGGTTGTTGAAAGAGCAGGTCGAGGTGTTGCGTGGTGCATTTTCGAGCAAATCGGAGCAGTTGTGA
- a CDS encoding carbohydrate kinase family protein, with translation MTKSWNIAVAGEVFVDHIFTDFDHVPLPGEEVFAEQYHREAGGGTVNTACALARLGHHSSIFGVFGKDEEAWLRSRLSSFGVHAEHSCSSELPNALTISMSTTVDRSFLSYAGANRILEEFVVSPETIAALSMAQHIHFAMPLEVGVARVLLPSLRNAGCTLSIDPGWRKDWFLNTDNLDVLRMVDLFLPNESEAQLLTGHKTPEQMLRAFAALGLEHTVIKLGSRGAVALQHDRLYTMEPPNVQVVDTTGAGDAFDAGFIDAWLCGADLEEQLRRACICGSLSTRARGALTALPFREEILDDVLEKSIF, from the coding sequence ATGACTAAGAGCTGGAATATTGCCGTTGCAGGTGAAGTGTTTGTAGACCATATTTTTACTGATTTTGATCACGTCCCATTGCCGGGAGAAGAGGTCTTCGCGGAGCAGTATCACCGCGAGGCTGGAGGCGGGACTGTCAACACAGCATGTGCTTTGGCTCGTCTTGGACATCACTCGTCCATTTTCGGCGTGTTTGGTAAAGATGAAGAGGCGTGGCTTCGATCGAGACTCAGTTCGTTTGGCGTGCATGCCGAGCATTCCTGCTCCTCCGAGTTGCCCAATGCGCTTACGATAAGTATGTCGACCACAGTGGATCGCAGCTTTCTAAGTTATGCGGGAGCAAATAGAATTCTGGAAGAGTTTGTAGTTTCGCCGGAGACAATTGCGGCCCTTTCCATGGCTCAGCATATTCACTTTGCAATGCCGCTCGAAGTGGGAGTTGCAAGAGTATTGTTGCCTTCTCTGCGAAACGCCGGTTGCACTCTTTCTATTGATCCGGGATGGCGTAAGGATTGGTTCCTTAACACCGACAATCTTGATGTATTGCGCATGGTAGATCTGTTCTTACCAAACGAAAGTGAAGCGCAGTTGCTGACCGGGCATAAGACACCGGAGCAGATGTTACGTGCATTTGCAGCGCTAGGGTTGGAACACACGGTTATCAAACTGGGATCCCGGGGAGCAGTCGCTCTTCAACACGATCGCCTGTACACGATGGAGCCACCCAATGTTCAAGTTGTAGATACTACCGGCGCGGGCGATGCTTTCGATGCCGGCTTCATCGATGCCTGGCTATGCGGGGCCGATCTCGAAGAGCAACTACGGAGGGCGTGTATTTGCGGCTCCTTGTCTACCCGTGCTCGCGGCGCACTTACCGCTTTGCCCTTCCGCGAAGAGATTCTGGATGATGTACTGGAAAAATCTATCTTCTGA